Below is a window of Deltaproteobacteria bacterium DNA.
AAGTAGCGTGGCCAGAAAGCAGCAGGAAAAATCTCTTCAGACCCAGCGCGAGTTGCTGGAATCGGCGGAAAAGCTTTTTGCCGCCAAGGGTTTTGTCGCCACGACCGTGGCCGAGATCACGGCCGACGCCGGATATGCCAAGGGCAATTTTTATCGGCACTGGCCGAGCAAGGACGAGATCATGTTGGAGATAATTGCCGGCAAGATGCAGTCGTACCGCCGGATGCGCGATAATGCCCTGCGTGACGCGCATAGCCTGGAAGAGGTCATGGCGCATATCCTGGACTTCCTGGAAGGCATGATCGACGACCGCAACTGGAGTTCCGTTTTTCTGGAATTCACCATCCACGCATCGCGCACTCCAGAGCTGCGCGCCCAGCTCAACCAGTCCATTTATCGCCTTTCCAACGATATTTTCGAGGATATTGCTGGCCCTTACGTGACCGGTTCCTACCCGGCGCGCAAGATTGGGGCGCTCAATACGGCCTTGTTCGAAGGCTTTCTCATCCATTCACTTTTGGGCACTGGAACTATCGAGCGGGCCGATTTTCGGCGCGCGGCCATGAAATTGGCCCTGGCCAACGCGGGAGATGAATAAAAAGTCGTGACGGCCGCGCATGGGGCGCGGTCGTTTTTTTACGTGGAGGATTTTTCGATGAGTTTTTTTGCGCGGATCATGACTGGAATCGCTTTTGTGTGCGCTTGCGGCTGGGGCGGCGCGGTAGTTGCCGCCGAGCCGATCAAGTTGTCGTACAGCAATTTTTTCCCCCCGACCCATATTCAGTCCAAGCTGGCCGAACAGTGGTGCCGGGAAGTGGAGACTCGTTCCGGCGGACAGGTTGTCATTGAGTATTATCCGGCCGGCACACTGACCAAACCCAAGGATTGCTACGATGGCGTTGTCCAGCGCATTTCCGATATCGGGCTGTCCGCGCCGG
It encodes the following:
- a CDS encoding TetR/AcrR family transcriptional regulator; protein product: MARKQQEKSLQTQRELLESAEKLFAAKGFVATTVAEITADAGYAKGNFYRHWPSKDEIMLEIIAGKMQSYRRMRDNALRDAHSLEEVMAHILDFLEGMIDDRNWSSVFLEFTIHASRTPELRAQLNQSIYRLSNDIFEDIAGPYVTGSYPARKIGALNTALFEGFLIHSLLGTGTIERADFRRAAMKLALANAGDE